agggcgcatgcgcggttctccctgtcctgtcagcaggaggagagaatgttgtgcatttctctcctggactgacagggatcgattctgcaaactccttttacagggggttgggATGgctggatttacacacagcaaactcaaaccaagagaaaTGTTTGCCTCTTCTCAATGTTTATATTTGGACTGACAGTGATTGAttgtggaaactccttttacagggggttcacagagtagaatagaatcatagaccaCCTGCAGTGCAAAGAGACCATTCGGCACACCGAATatacaccaaccctttgaaagagcaccctacctaggcccattcccccacctgaTCCCCATATCTATCCCCATAATGGGAGGATTTACGCACAGCAAACTTGAACCATAACATCTCTTCTCAATTTTtattcctggactgacagtgatgacttttgcttTACAGGACGTTGGAAGAGCAGAATTTGAAGGTGGAAAAGTCAAACCAAATATCAGACCAAAATGTgacagtcactccattcatcagaaCATAAATGTAAGTGTGTCTTTCTTGGATAGTCAAGTCTTAGAGGTAATAAAGGAATGTGTGTGAGCATCAGAAACATGAGACAAGACTAAGTTGGGTGATGTGAACAAGATAGAAACTCATTCTAGGCTGTGGCAGTGATATATGGTCGGAAACCGAGCTGTGGTTTCTGAAGAGTCatcttcctccacagatgctgccagacctggtgagtttatccagcattttttgtttgtatttcagatttccacagtATTTACTTTTATTTCAGTGAAATATTTTTTCCATGGTATGTGAATAGTCTGGTTGAGCCTCGCACTGTTgtcagggatggggatggagtcaaTGCTCCGGGTGTGGAACTTGTAGCAGGGACTGAAGACCATGATTTCAAACTTCTCAATATTTCATTgaaggaaatttctgttcatccagtacaGGATGTCAGTCAGATCAGGACAGTGTACGACTTGGATTGGAACTTGGAGGTGATGTGGTTCACATACACCTGCTTTCCTGGTTCTTCTCCATTGAAGgtgcaatgaaaatcgcttattgtctcaagtaggattcaaatgaagttcctgtgaaaagccccaagtcgccacattctggcacctgttgggaggctggtacaggaattgcacagtgctgctggccttgttctgcattacaagccagctgtttagcccactgtgctaaaccagccccaactggGGTTGAGGGTCTGGGAGATTCTGTCAAAGCTCTGGCTGAGTTTTAGATACACACAGTCCATTACCTTCACCCATTctgctcccagctctctcctccgaaAGAGGCTAGTGTTTTATCAATGCTCAGGCCAGTTGACAGGTTCCCtctcctgaaggacattaatgaaccagttgggtttttatgacaatccagtagtTTTTATGGTCACTTtaccccagtgccggccccacaaatgaccagattcattcagctcaatttcacaattgCGGATTTCAcaagtgtttttgtgggttctctctcactccctattttctgttttgaaacAATTTCACAGGATATGAGAACAGGAGGATTTCCAGTGGGGAAACTGAAACCattcatcacatcaggatctgacagatgcCCAATTGATCATAACGTGAATTTGAAGATGGAAGGAAAAAACACTGTTCACATTGTGGAGAAATCGTgggaatgtggagactgtgggaagggattcatttaccCATCTGCACTGGAAACCCATCGACgctctcacactggagagaggccgttcatctgctccgagtgtgaaaaaggattcactgattcatctaccctgctgacacaccagcaaattcacactgacaAGACatcatttaaatgtccagactgcgggaagtgcttcaAAAGTTCCAGGAATCTGATGctgcatcaacgtgttcacactgacgagagaccattcagatgcccttactgtgggactgggttcaggcgatcatcacaACTGACTgtacaccggcgaattcacactggggagaggccgttcacctgctccgaatgtgggaagggattcactcagtcgtctgatctgctgagacaccagcgggttcacactggggagaaaccatttaaaTGCCCAGTCTGCAGGAAGTGTTATAAAAGTTCTGAGGATCTAATGTACCATCAGcgcgttcacactgatgagagaccattcagctgctctcactgtacCACTAGATTCAGGCAATCGTTTGAGCTCacagcacaccagcgaattcacactggggagaggcctttcacctgctccgattgtggaaagagattcactcagtcatccaacctactGAGACACCACCGAGTTCACAAGTAACTACAGTGATTGAATTTTGTTGTTACATCCAGGATTCAACAATGTTCATTGGggtctgtttctgctgatgttgttaaactccagcccagttaacAGCC
This portion of the Scyliorhinus torazame isolate Kashiwa2021f chromosome 5, sScyTor2.1, whole genome shotgun sequence genome encodes:
- the LOC140418803 gene encoding uncharacterized protein; translated protein: MEDVGRAEFEGGKVKPNIRPKCDSHSIHQNINDMRTGGFPVGKLKPFITSGSDRCPIDHNVNLKMEGKNTVHIVEKSWECGDCGKGFIYPSALETHRRSHTGERPFICSECEKGFTDSSTLLTHQQIHTDKTSFKCPDCGKCFKSSRNLMLHQRVHTDERPFRCPYCGTGFRRSSQLTVHRRIHTGERPFTCSECGKGFTQSSDLLRHQRVHTGEKPFKCPVCRKCYKSSEDLMYHQRVHTDERPFSCSHCTTRFRQSFELTAHQRIHTGERPFTCSDCGKRFTQSSNLLRHHRVHK